A section of the Caballeronia sp. M1242 genome encodes:
- a CDS encoding DUF3108 domain-containing protein produces MPLFSFHRPPAAPGEPSAAASAPDAPRRWGRWGRWVGAALIVAALHWSAMRWIEHAKQPANRTPEQKPPVQVELLTPKPVTPPAPVKPAAPAHVARPAPPKAAPAPKPAAPAPVLSAATPQPGEPAAASGVAASGASAASASAPTGTAAATATAASTPTASGDKFSVPQTGDLRYDTLVNGVMNQTGTIRWTNDGQHYEMVVSIPLPFVGPYVYSSKGHIDAFGIAPEQYSEKRGRRAADVAVFNRETKQIVYTRTPNSQPLADGAQDRFSVVMQLTSLVRGAPDVYKPGVTRQFSVADNDSSEIWPMETVGDETVQTRDGFVTARHFTRLPRREGDRRKLDIWLAPALGWLPARILQTEPNGMQIEMLWAGKLQAASAAENNAPGTTDASEETAPAADDATVRP; encoded by the coding sequence ATGCCCCTGTTTTCGTTTCATCGTCCGCCTGCTGCGCCGGGCGAGCCTTCCGCTGCCGCGTCCGCGCCGGATGCGCCTCGTCGCTGGGGGCGCTGGGGGCGCTGGGTTGGGGCGGCGCTGATCGTCGCCGCGCTGCATTGGAGCGCGATGCGCTGGATCGAACACGCGAAGCAGCCGGCGAACCGTACGCCCGAGCAGAAGCCGCCCGTTCAGGTGGAATTGCTGACGCCGAAGCCCGTCACGCCGCCTGCGCCTGTCAAACCAGCCGCGCCTGCGCATGTCGCGCGGCCTGCGCCGCCCAAGGCCGCGCCTGCGCCGAAACCCGCTGCGCCCGCGCCCGTGTTGAGCGCGGCCACGCCGCAGCCCGGTGAACCTGCGGCGGCATCGGGCGTGGCGGCTTCGGGCGCGAGTGCCGCGAGCGCGTCCGCACCAACCGGAACCGCAGCTGCAACCGCAACCGCAGCCTCGACCCCAACCGCTTCCGGCGACAAATTCAGCGTCCCCCAGACCGGCGACCTACGCTACGACACGCTCGTCAACGGCGTGATGAATCAGACCGGCACGATCCGCTGGACGAACGACGGCCAGCACTACGAGATGGTCGTCTCCATTCCGCTGCCGTTCGTCGGTCCGTACGTGTATTCGAGCAAGGGCCATATCGATGCCTTCGGCATCGCGCCGGAACAGTATTCGGAGAAACGCGGCCGCCGCGCCGCCGATGTCGCCGTCTTCAATCGCGAAACGAAGCAGATTGTCTACACGCGCACGCCGAATAGCCAGCCGCTCGCGGACGGCGCGCAGGATCGCTTCAGCGTCGTCATGCAACTGACGAGCCTCGTGCGCGGCGCGCCCGATGTCTACAAACCCGGCGTCACGCGGCAGTTCAGCGTCGCGGATAACGACAGCAGCGAAATCTGGCCGATGGAAACCGTCGGCGATGAAACGGTGCAGACGCGCGACGGTTTCGTCACCGCGCGGCATTTCACGCGCCTGCCGCGCCGCGAAGGTGACCGGCGCAAGCTCGACATCTGGCTGGCTCCGGCGCTCGGCTGGCTGCCCGCGCGCATCCTCCAGACGGAGCCCAATGGCATGCAGATCGAAATGCTGTGGGCCGGCAAGCTGCAAGCGGCTTCCGCTGCCGAGAACAACGCGCCGGGCACGACGGATGCGTCAGAGGAAACCGCACCCGCCGCCGACGATGCAACCGTCAGGCCGTAG
- a CDS encoding DUF3567 domain-containing protein produces the protein MQMIYNSPNYCVVEFPPQANHLAMMSGGYEIVDKNTQREIFIDGELAAKFREHVQKLIEEEPSLEDVDEFLGQFDVLMTQPVVLH, from the coding sequence ATGCAAATGATCTACAACAGCCCTAACTATTGCGTCGTTGAATTTCCACCCCAGGCCAATCATCTCGCGATGATGTCGGGCGGGTACGAAATCGTCGACAAGAACACGCAACGGGAGATCTTCATCGACGGCGAGCTTGCGGCAAAATTCCGCGAGCATGTGCAAAAGCTGATCGAAGAAGAACCATCGCTCGAGGATGTCGATGAATTCCTCGGCCAGTTCGATGTCTTGATGACCCAGCCCGTGGTGCTGCACTAA
- a CDS encoding alpha/beta fold hydrolase — MQVNNKGIETRYVLDNEGGGPWLTFIHPLAGDLSAWDQMAGYFRNDFTVLRYDLRGHGYTAVSPDGFSVDDLADDLSELLDKLGAPSTHVVGLSLGGMVAQKFAINHADKVDSLTVVGAPAFIREEARSTFLQRAASVRQNGIGSMVESTLERWFTEGFRKAHPEVIEQVGETIARTPDEGFAKAAEALSRFDAKDQLASIQKRTLVVAGEHDNGTPHAESKVIADTVPGAQFELLDAAHMSPIEASQRFCALLDAFLREAA; from the coding sequence ATGCAGGTGAACAACAAAGGCATCGAAACCCGATACGTTCTCGACAACGAAGGCGGCGGTCCCTGGCTGACCTTCATCCATCCACTCGCCGGCGATCTGTCCGCGTGGGACCAGATGGCCGGCTACTTCCGCAACGATTTCACCGTGCTGCGTTACGACCTGCGCGGCCACGGCTACACGGCGGTCTCGCCGGACGGGTTCAGCGTCGACGATCTCGCCGATGATCTGTCCGAGTTGCTCGACAAGCTCGGTGCGCCGAGCACGCATGTCGTCGGCTTGTCGCTGGGCGGCATGGTCGCGCAGAAGTTCGCGATCAACCATGCGGACAAAGTGGATTCGCTGACGGTCGTGGGCGCGCCCGCGTTCATCCGCGAGGAAGCGCGCTCGACGTTTTTGCAACGCGCGGCTTCCGTGCGTCAGAACGGCATAGGGAGTATGGTGGAATCGACGCTGGAACGCTGGTTCACGGAGGGTTTTCGTAAAGCGCACCCCGAAGTGATCGAGCAGGTCGGCGAAACGATTGCGCGCACGCCCGACGAAGGTTTCGCGAAGGCCGCGGAAGCCTTGAGCCGTTTCGATGCAAAGGACCAACTGGCGTCGATTCAAAAGCGCACGCTCGTCGTGGCCGGTGAACACGACAATGGCACGCCGCATGCTGAATCCAAGGTAATCGCCGACACGGTGCCGGGCGCGCAATTCGAACTTCTGGATGCGGCACACATGTCTCCGATCGAGGCGTCGCAACGCTTTTGCGCATTGCTCGATGCGTTCCTGCGTGAGGCCGCCTGA
- a CDS encoding enoyl-CoA hydratase/isomerase family protein, with amino-acid sequence MSDLSLYSRYTSLHLRRHAHGVLEVVMPGAGANKSGLSTADANMHRELAEIWRDIDRDPETRVALIRGEGKGFSAGGDLALVEQMANDFDVRARVWREARDLVYNVINCSKPIVSAMHGPAVGAGLVAGLLADISIASKSARIIDGHTRLGVAAGDHAAIIWPLLCGMAKAKYYLLLCEPVSGEEAERIGLVSLAVEENELMPKAIEVANRLAHGSQTAIRWTKYALNNWLRMAGPTFDTSLALEFMGFAGPDVHEGMRSLRERRAPDFPGDAPF; translated from the coding sequence ATGAGCGATCTCTCCTTGTATTCGCGCTACACGTCGCTGCACTTGCGCCGTCACGCGCATGGCGTGCTGGAAGTCGTCATGCCGGGCGCGGGCGCGAACAAGAGCGGCCTCTCAACCGCCGACGCCAACATGCACCGCGAACTCGCGGAGATCTGGCGCGACATCGACCGCGATCCCGAGACGCGCGTCGCGCTGATTCGCGGCGAGGGCAAGGGCTTCTCGGCGGGTGGCGACCTCGCGCTCGTCGAGCAGATGGCGAACGACTTCGACGTGCGCGCGCGAGTCTGGCGCGAGGCGCGCGATCTCGTGTACAACGTGATCAATTGCAGCAAGCCGATCGTCTCGGCCATGCACGGCCCGGCGGTCGGCGCGGGGCTGGTCGCGGGCTTGCTCGCGGATATCTCCATTGCGTCGAAGTCGGCGCGCATCATCGACGGACATACGCGGCTCGGCGTCGCGGCGGGCGATCACGCGGCGATCATCTGGCCGCTGCTGTGCGGGATGGCGAAGGCCAAGTACTATCTGCTCCTGTGCGAGCCCGTGAGCGGCGAAGAGGCGGAGCGCATCGGACTGGTATCGCTCGCGGTGGAAGAGAACGAACTCATGCCGAAGGCGATCGAAGTGGCGAACCGGCTCGCGCACGGATCGCAGACGGCCATCCGCTGGACCAAGTACGCGCTGAACAACTGGCTGCGCATGGCGGGGCCGACGTTCGATACATCGCTCGCGCTGGAATTCATGGGCTTTGCCGGACCGGACGTGCACGAGGGCATGCGTTCGCTGCGGGAGCGCCGCGCGCCGGACTTTCCGGGCGACGCGCCGTTCTGA
- a CDS encoding ABC transporter substrate-binding protein, with the protein MRRSKWVAAAVLAFAATTAAFAQTPHVKIGLVLSLTGPAASLGIPARDTVALLPKEMGGASVDYIVLDDASDTTQAVQTTKKLISENQVDAIIGSSITPNSLAMIDVVAQGQTPMISLASSAKIIEPVDDKRRWVFKTPQTDAMMASAIAEHASNHGVKTLAYIGQADALGETFYAEVAKFAQLHKITVVANERFNRTDPSVTGQILKILAAKPDAVVVGAAGTPAALPPKTLAQRGYKGKVYHNHGVGNRDFLRVCGADCNGTFLPTSPVLVAAQLPDDHPAKRLALDYIKLYEAKQGAGTVSAFGSYAWDAGMLLQRAVPIAMKAGAPGTPAFRGALRDALEGTKNFADTNGVVNMTPNDHIGLDQRARVMVEIRDGKWVYQPR; encoded by the coding sequence ATGCGCAGAAGCAAGTGGGTGGCCGCAGCCGTGCTCGCATTCGCCGCGACGACAGCGGCGTTCGCGCAAACGCCGCACGTCAAGATCGGGCTCGTGCTGTCGCTGACGGGACCGGCCGCGTCGCTCGGCATTCCCGCCCGCGATACCGTCGCGCTTCTGCCTAAGGAAATGGGCGGCGCGAGCGTCGACTACATCGTGCTCGACGACGCCTCCGACACCACGCAAGCCGTGCAGACCACGAAGAAGCTCATCAGCGAGAATCAGGTCGATGCGATCATCGGCTCGTCGATCACGCCGAATTCGCTCGCGATGATCGATGTCGTCGCGCAAGGTCAAACGCCGATGATCTCGCTGGCGTCATCGGCGAAGATCATCGAGCCTGTCGACGACAAGCGCCGGTGGGTGTTCAAGACGCCGCAAACCGACGCGATGATGGCCTCCGCGATTGCCGAGCACGCGAGCAATCACGGCGTGAAGACGCTCGCGTACATCGGCCAGGCGGACGCGCTCGGCGAGACCTTCTACGCGGAAGTCGCGAAGTTCGCGCAATTGCACAAGATCACCGTGGTCGCCAACGAGCGGTTCAATCGCACGGACCCGAGCGTGACCGGGCAGATTCTCAAGATTCTCGCGGCCAAGCCGGACGCGGTGGTGGTCGGCGCGGCTGGCACGCCTGCCGCGTTGCCGCCGAAGACGCTCGCGCAGCGCGGCTACAAGGGCAAGGTGTATCACAATCACGGCGTGGGCAATCGCGACTTCCTGCGCGTGTGCGGCGCGGATTGCAACGGCACGTTCCTCCCCACGAGCCCGGTGCTCGTCGCGGCGCAGTTGCCGGACGATCATCCGGCCAAGCGCCTCGCGCTCGACTACATCAAACTGTACGAAGCGAAGCAGGGCGCGGGCACGGTCTCGGCGTTCGGTTCGTATGCGTGGGACGCGGGCATGCTGCTCCAACGCGCCGTTCCGATCGCGATGAAAGCCGGCGCGCCGGGCACGCCCGCGTTTCGCGGCGCGCTGCGCGATGCGCTCGAAGGCACGAAGAACTTCGCGGACACGAACGGCGTCGTCAACATGACGCCCAACGATCACATCGGCCTCGACCAGCGCGCCCGCGTGATGGTCGAGATTCGCGACGGCAAGTGGGTGTATCAGCCGCGCTAG
- a CDS encoding homocysteine S-methyltransferase family protein — protein MNQNATPSLSIPARDYTRGAALPTLLQQRILILDGAMGTMIQRYKLDEAAYRGDRFKDYGRDIKGNNELLSITQPQIIREIHDQYLAAGADIIETNTFGATRVAQADYGMEDLAAEMNFASAKLAREACDAFSTPDKPRFVAGAIGPTPKTASISPDVNDPGARNVSFDELRDAYYEQAKALLDAGCDLFLVETIFDTLNAKAALFALDELFENTGERLPIMISGTVTDASGRILSGQTVEAFWNSLRHAKPLTFGLNCALGAALMRPYIAELAKLCDTYVSCYPNAGLPNPMSDTGFDETPDVTSGLLKEFAQAGLVNLAGGCCGTTPEHIAEIAKALAQVKPRAFPSQYRDAA, from the coding sequence ATGAACCAGAACGCCACTCCGAGTCTCTCGATTCCCGCGCGCGATTACACGCGCGGCGCCGCGCTTCCCACGCTGTTGCAGCAGCGCATTCTGATCCTCGATGGCGCGATGGGCACCATGATTCAGCGCTACAAGCTGGACGAAGCCGCTTATCGCGGTGATCGCTTCAAGGATTATGGCCGCGATATCAAGGGCAACAACGAGTTGCTCTCCATCACGCAGCCGCAGATCATCCGCGAGATTCACGACCAATACCTCGCGGCGGGCGCCGATATCATCGAGACGAACACGTTCGGCGCCACGCGCGTCGCGCAGGCTGATTACGGCATGGAAGACCTGGCCGCCGAGATGAACTTCGCGTCGGCGAAACTCGCCCGCGAAGCCTGCGATGCGTTCTCGACGCCCGACAAGCCGCGCTTCGTCGCGGGCGCGATCGGCCCGACGCCGAAGACCGCGAGCATCTCGCCGGACGTGAACGATCCCGGCGCGCGCAACGTGAGCTTCGATGAACTGCGCGACGCGTACTACGAGCAAGCGAAGGCGCTACTCGATGCGGGCTGCGATCTCTTTCTCGTCGAAACCATCTTCGACACCCTCAACGCGAAGGCGGCGCTCTTCGCGCTGGACGAGCTCTTCGAGAACACGGGCGAACGCCTGCCGATCATGATCTCCGGCACGGTCACGGACGCCTCGGGCCGCATTCTGTCGGGCCAGACCGTCGAGGCGTTCTGGAACTCGCTGCGTCACGCGAAGCCGCTGACGTTCGGGCTCAACTGCGCGCTCGGCGCGGCGCTCATGCGTCCGTATATCGCCGAGTTGGCGAAGCTCTGCGATACGTACGTCTCGTGCTATCCGAACGCCGGCCTGCCGAATCCGATGAGCGACACCGGCTTCGACGAAACGCCCGACGTGACATCGGGGCTGCTTAAAGAGTTCGCGCAAGCGGGACTGGTCAATCTCGCGGGCGGGTGCTGCGGAACGACGCCTGAGCATATCGCCGAGATCGCGAAGGCGCTCGCGCAAGTCAAGCCGCGCGCCTTCCCTTCGCAATACCGCGACGCCGCTTAA
- the argS gene encoding arginine--tRNA ligase: MLPAHKETLETLLSDAVKEVAQATQGATEAAFVAPAIVLERPKVAAHGDVASNVAMQLAKPLRANPRQLAQQIVDAVLGHPAAKGLVESAEVAGPGFINLRLAAKAKQDVIPAVLGEGAAYGRSSRDAGKRVLVEFVSANPTGPLHVGHGRQAALGDALSNLLATQGYAVHREFYYNDAGVQIGNLAISTQARARGFKPGDAEWPEAAYNGEYIADIARDYMAGATVAAKDGEPVKGKGDVDDLEAIRHFAVAYLRHEQDMDLTAFGVKFDQFYLESSLYKEGRVEETVKALIDAGKTYEQDGALWLRTTDDGDDKDRVMKKSDGTYTYFVPDVAYHVTKWQRGFTKVINVQGSDHHGTIARVRAGLQGLGIGIPKGYPDYVLHKMVTVMRDGQEVKISKRAGSYVTVRDLIEWSGGMTPGSEAAPDQLDEAMIRRGRDAVRFFLISRKADTEFVFDIDLALKQNDENPVYYVQYAHARICTILNDWKERYGGDLAQAAKADLEPLSSPRAMALLNKLAEFPDMLAHAADELAPHAVAFYLRDLAGEFHSFYNAERVLVDDEKERTARIALLAATRQVLENGLATIGVSAPQKM; encoded by the coding sequence ATGCTGCCCGCACACAAAGAAACCCTGGAAACGCTCCTCTCCGACGCGGTCAAAGAGGTCGCGCAAGCCACGCAAGGCGCAACGGAAGCCGCTTTCGTCGCGCCCGCGATCGTGCTCGAACGGCCGAAGGTCGCGGCGCATGGCGACGTGGCGTCGAACGTCGCGATGCAGCTCGCCAAGCCGTTGCGCGCGAACCCGCGTCAACTCGCTCAGCAGATCGTCGATGCGGTGCTCGGCCATCCGGCCGCGAAGGGGCTCGTGGAGAGCGCGGAAGTCGCCGGTCCCGGCTTTATCAACCTGCGTCTCGCGGCGAAGGCAAAGCAAGACGTGATCCCGGCGGTGCTCGGCGAAGGCGCGGCGTACGGCCGTTCGTCGCGCGATGCGGGCAAGCGCGTGCTCGTCGAATTCGTGTCGGCGAATCCGACCGGTCCGCTGCACGTCGGCCACGGCCGTCAGGCGGCGCTCGGCGACGCGCTTTCGAACCTGCTCGCGACGCAAGGCTACGCGGTGCATCGCGAGTTCTACTACAACGACGCTGGCGTGCAGATCGGCAATCTCGCCATCTCGACGCAGGCGCGCGCCCGCGGCTTCAAGCCGGGCGACGCCGAGTGGCCGGAAGCCGCGTACAACGGCGAGTACATCGCCGACATCGCCCGTGACTACATGGCGGGCGCAACGGTGGCGGCCAAGGACGGCGAGCCGGTCAAAGGCAAGGGCGACGTGGACGACCTCGAAGCCATCCGACATTTCGCGGTGGCGTATCTGCGCCACGAACAGGACATGGACCTGACCGCGTTCGGCGTGAAGTTCGACCAGTTCTATCTGGAGTCGTCGCTGTACAAGGAAGGGCGCGTCGAAGAAACGGTGAAGGCGCTGATCGACGCCGGCAAGACCTACGAGCAGGACGGCGCGCTGTGGCTGCGCACCACCGACGACGGCGACGACAAAGACCGCGTGATGAAGAAGTCCGACGGCACGTACACGTACTTCGTGCCCGATGTCGCCTATCACGTCACCAAGTGGCAGCGCGGCTTCACCAAGGTCATCAACGTGCAGGGCTCGGATCACCACGGCACCATCGCGCGCGTGCGGGCCGGGCTGCAAGGGCTCGGCATCGGCATTCCGAAGGGCTATCCCGACTACGTGCTGCACAAGATGGTCACGGTCATGCGCGACGGCCAGGAAGTGAAAATCTCTAAGCGCGCGGGCAGCTACGTGACGGTGCGCGATCTGATCGAATGGTCGGGCGGCATGACGCCGGGCAGCGAAGCCGCGCCCGATCAGCTCGACGAAGCGATGATCCGCCGCGGCCGCGACGCCGTGCGCTTCTTCCTGATCTCCCGCAAGGCCGACACCGAATTCGTGTTCGACATTGACCTCGCGCTGAAGCAGAACGACGAGAACCCGGTCTATTACGTGCAGTACGCGCACGCGCGCATCTGCACCATTCTCAACGACTGGAAGGAACGCTACGGCGGCGACCTCGCGCAAGCGGCGAAGGCGGATCTCGAACCGCTGTCGAGCCCGCGCGCGATGGCGTTGCTCAACAAGCTCGCCGAGTTCCCCGACATGCTCGCGCACGCCGCCGACGAACTCGCGCCGCACGCGGTCGCGTTCTATCTGCGCGACCTCGCTGGTGAATTTCACTCGTTCTACAATGCGGAGCGCGTGCTCGTGGACGACGAGAAGGAGCGTACGGCGCGCATCGCGCTGCTGGCGGCCACGCGTCAGGTGCTTGAAAACGGTCTCGCGACCATCGGCGTGTCGGCTCCGCAGAAGATGTGA
- a CDS encoding DUF1840 domain-containing protein — protein MLITFKTMAAPDVMMLDNLAEYLLQIIGKQLTERGVITHDELPGAIQKLEAAVVSDKKERAEHDGHFHEGEQGHDPHEIPIGLAQRAYPFLDMLRLAQKENKDILWGV, from the coding sequence ATGCTGATCACATTCAAAACCATGGCTGCACCGGATGTCATGATGCTCGACAACCTCGCCGAGTATCTGCTTCAGATCATCGGCAAGCAGCTGACCGAACGCGGCGTCATCACGCATGACGAACTGCCTGGCGCCATTCAGAAACTCGAAGCGGCGGTCGTCAGCGACAAGAAAGAGCGCGCCGAGCACGACGGCCATTTTCACGAAGGTGAACAAGGCCACGATCCGCACGAGATTCCCATCGGGCTCGCGCAACGGGCGTATCCGTTCCTGGACATGCTGCGTCTCGCGCAGAAAGAGAACAAGGACATTCTCTGGGGCGTCTGA
- a CDS encoding IclR family transcriptional regulator, with the protein MPSNAPATGDELDLDASEEKLRSGIQSIEVGFRLLDVLTHEPRAMMLRDLAQRAGMSPAKAHRYLVSFVRLGLASQDPLTGRYELGGFALQMGLARLARVDGVKLARIALAELRDRIDQTVGIAVWGNQGPTVVHWMESSYPAKASLKLGDVMPLLSSATGLLFAAYLPRSKTQPMLERELAASKQTLADVEPLFADVREHGAARVEGMLLPSIHAFCMPVFDSTGELALGLIALGHEGAFDTRWGGEIDSALRECARSLSYELGYKAGER; encoded by the coding sequence ATGCCATCCAACGCGCCCGCCACCGGCGACGAACTCGACCTCGACGCATCCGAAGAAAAGCTGCGCTCGGGCATTCAGTCGATCGAAGTCGGCTTCCGATTGCTCGATGTGCTGACTCACGAGCCGCGCGCCATGATGCTGCGCGATCTCGCGCAGCGCGCGGGCATGAGCCCGGCGAAAGCGCATCGGTATCTGGTGAGCTTCGTGCGGCTCGGGCTCGCTTCGCAGGACCCGCTCACGGGCCGCTACGAACTCGGCGGCTTTGCCCTGCAGATGGGGCTCGCCAGGCTCGCGCGCGTCGATGGCGTGAAGCTCGCGCGCATTGCGCTGGCCGAATTGCGTGATCGCATCGACCAGACCGTGGGCATCGCGGTGTGGGGCAATCAGGGGCCGACGGTCGTGCACTGGATGGAGTCGAGCTACCCGGCGAAGGCATCGCTGAAGCTCGGCGACGTAATGCCGCTGCTGTCGTCGGCAACGGGACTGCTCTTTGCCGCGTATCTGCCGCGCAGCAAGACGCAGCCGATGCTTGAACGCGAACTCGCTGCGAGTAAGCAAACACTCGCTGATGTCGAACCGCTTTTCGCCGATGTCCGCGAACATGGCGCGGCGCGCGTCGAAGGCATGTTGCTGCCGTCGATCCACGCTTTCTGCATGCCCGTTTTCGATTCGACCGGCGAACTCGCGCTCGGGCTCATCGCGCTCGGACACGAAGGCGCGTTCGATACGCGCTGGGGCGGCGAGATCGATTCGGCGCTGCGGGAATGCGCGCGCAGCCTGTCGTATGAACTGGGATACAAGGCGGGCGAACGGTGA
- a CDS encoding fumarylacetoacetate hydrolase family protein, producing the protein MKLATLKDGTRDGQLIVVSRDLRTAVIPDGIVSTLQRALDDWPFYAPQLYDVYEALNQGRARHTFSFDAKSCMAPLPRAFQWADGSSYVNHVELVRRARGAEMPAEFWTDPLMYQGGSDDFLGPTDDIVCASESYGIDFEAEVAVITSDVQMAPTPDEALKSVRLLMLVNDVSLRNLIPAELAKGFGFFQSKPATAFSPVAVTPDELGDAWREGRVHRPMTVHWNGKKVGQPDCGVDMVFHFGQLIAHAAKTRNLRAGSIVGSGTISNKDTKRGYCCIAEKRCLETIEHGAPQTEFMKFGDSVKIEIFDDAGKSIFGAIDQAVVQLEH; encoded by the coding sequence ATGAAACTTGCCACGCTGAAGGACGGCACGCGCGACGGCCAGCTCATCGTCGTATCGCGCGATCTGCGCACGGCTGTCATTCCCGATGGAATCGTCTCCACGCTGCAACGCGCGCTCGACGACTGGCCGTTCTACGCGCCGCAGCTTTACGACGTCTACGAAGCGTTGAATCAGGGCCGCGCCCGCCACACGTTTTCGTTCGATGCGAAGTCATGCATGGCGCCGCTGCCCCGCGCGTTTCAATGGGCCGATGGCTCGTCCTACGTGAATCACGTCGAGCTCGTGCGGCGCGCGCGCGGCGCCGAAATGCCGGCTGAATTCTGGACCGACCCGCTCATGTATCAGGGCGGCAGCGACGACTTTCTCGGGCCGACGGACGACATCGTGTGCGCGTCGGAATCGTATGGCATCGACTTCGAGGCGGAAGTCGCCGTCATCACCTCCGATGTGCAGATGGCGCCCACGCCCGACGAAGCATTGAAAAGCGTGCGCTTGCTGATGCTGGTCAACGATGTCTCGCTGCGCAATCTCATTCCCGCCGAACTCGCGAAGGGCTTCGGCTTCTTCCAGAGCAAGCCTGCCACCGCGTTCTCGCCCGTGGCCGTCACGCCCGACGAACTCGGCGACGCGTGGCGCGAAGGCCGCGTGCATCGCCCGATGACCGTGCACTGGAACGGCAAAAAGGTGGGCCAGCCGGATTGCGGCGTGGACATGGTGTTCCACTTCGGCCAGCTGATCGCGCACGCGGCGAAGACGCGCAATTTGCGCGCAGGGTCGATCGTCGGTTCGGGCACGATCTCGAACAAGGACACGAAGCGCGGCTACTGCTGTATCGCGGAAAAGCGCTGCCTGGAGACCATCGAGCACGGCGCGCCGCAGACGGAGTTCATGAAGTTCGGCGACAGCGTGAAGATCGAAATCTTCGACGACGCGGGCAAGTCCATTTTCGGCGCAATCGATCAGGCCGTCGTGCAGCTCGAACACTGA
- a CDS encoding PhaM family polyhydroxyalkanoate granule multifunctional regulatory protein produces MTDTSGGTPPFSIPGFPGFSGLGQADMMGKMWEMMRLNPFAAAMSGGAQGANPSLSMMSDMLAPLTNIEELDKRVTDMRAVEQWLKLNLNMLQSAIQALEVQRATLATLRAFGAFAQTSVENAQNAAAETSKAAGRWPMGGAASSDAPKAAPGERAAPTESDNPEAGANSDAPLPPGFDPSGWWNALQSQFNQLAQLAMIQPGMAGAPAGQPSASAEESSTAPAPSSQPGDDTSAAAAAAKKAAARKAPPRKKPE; encoded by the coding sequence ATGACGGACACCTCAGGCGGCACCCCGCCGTTTTCGATTCCCGGCTTCCCCGGTTTCTCCGGCCTGGGCCAGGCGGACATGATGGGCAAGATGTGGGAAATGATGCGCCTGAATCCGTTCGCGGCCGCGATGTCGGGCGGCGCGCAGGGCGCGAATCCCTCGCTATCCATGATGTCGGACATGCTCGCGCCGCTCACGAACATCGAGGAACTGGACAAGCGGGTGACGGACATGCGCGCCGTCGAGCAGTGGCTCAAGCTCAACCTGAACATGCTGCAATCGGCGATTCAGGCGCTCGAAGTGCAGCGCGCGACGCTCGCCACGCTGCGCGCGTTCGGCGCGTTCGCGCAGACGTCCGTCGAGAATGCGCAGAACGCGGCGGCGGAGACATCGAAGGCGGCGGGCCGCTGGCCGATGGGCGGCGCCGCATCGAGCGACGCGCCGAAGGCCGCGCCCGGCGAGCGCGCGGCGCCCACGGAAAGCGACAACCCGGAAGCGGGCGCGAACTCCGACGCGCCGCTGCCGCCGGGCTTCGATCCGAGCGGCTGGTGGAACGCGCTGCAATCGCAGTTCAACCAGCTCGCGCAACTGGCGATGATTCAGCCGGGCATGGCGGGCGCGCCGGCGGGTCAGCCCTCGGCGTCGGCCGAAGAAAGTTCGACCGCGCCGGCTCCCAGCAGTCAACCGGGCGACGACACGTCAGCCGCCGCAGCAGCGGCAAAAAAGGCGGCCGCGCGCAAAGCGCCGCCGCGAAAGAAACCGGAATAG